In a genomic window of Infirmifilum sp. NZ:
- a CDS encoding glycoside hydrolase family 57 protein, translating to MIELIFMLKIATNFDQAVLLSGTNLEVSFSLLNVEDMEHEVRPYISLRVNGKQEVLTIFDFEKIPPGGQREYKVKLKIPEVVGEGVLGIYSEEKDGTTKGLEFPVFIADKGAPIYVSFVWHHHQAPQYYPEGTFKDLWAYKHVLEGDFEGFKKGPYSVHLAIHGEFQGFSDVDHFSPSLLEQWEMVVSGDRRIPPEVIQRKEEIRELMDTIRHLVSQGRIEPMGSVYAHTVLGFVLKKAREKNLLDEAKKLLSWEITQGLTIVENAVGKRPKGFWTPEMFWSMELVDIYREHNILYTVLCQQHFEKASGEKGTIYEPYIVRNPETSNDIIVFFRDLALSNWISFNVDFKDEEEADMAARRFVIELAKRRLTAPGGIVVIALDGENWMIIPQYRRFAPYFLKRIIEYIEKSQVIKTTTLEQYLQGHKPSRVLTYVPYGSWVNLSESQWTGGVKDEMWEEAFKALTVVFSLYRIIGENAQALALDRSTELFQAMKALAIAFDSDFYWYGEVHREREFVRRWAQRSIEIAENFAKKYMQASIVEKADDHLVIQLENKSPYSLHFSIFVEDNGFRSETLVKLEPNSNRRITVYTPLNGSPKVVVKAGAITLPVAH from the coding sequence TTGATTGAGTTGATATTCATGCTAAAAATAGCTACTAACTTTGACCAAGCAGTCCTTCTGAGCGGCACAAACCTGGAAGTTTCTTTCTCACTGCTAAACGTGGAGGACATGGAGCATGAGGTACGACCGTACATTTCACTCCGCGTAAACGGTAAACAGGAGGTACTTACTATATTCGACTTTGAAAAGATTCCACCTGGAGGGCAAAGAGAGTACAAAGTTAAATTGAAGATACCGGAAGTTGTGGGCGAAGGCGTTCTCGGAATATACTCTGAGGAGAAAGACGGCACTACGAAAGGCCTCGAGTTCCCCGTCTTCATAGCAGATAAAGGCGCTCCCATCTACGTTTCATTCGTCTGGCACCACCACCAAGCTCCTCAGTACTACCCTGAGGGGACATTCAAAGACCTGTGGGCCTACAAGCACGTCTTAGAGGGGGATTTCGAGGGATTTAAGAAGGGTCCCTACTCAGTGCATCTGGCCATTCACGGGGAATTCCAGGGTTTCAGCGATGTTGACCACTTCTCTCCCTCTCTACTTGAGCAGTGGGAAATGGTCGTCTCCGGGGATAGGCGCATCCCCCCAGAGGTTATTCAGCGGAAGGAAGAGATAAGAGAGCTTATGGACACGATCCGGCACCTCGTGTCTCAAGGCAGGATTGAACCCATGGGGAGCGTCTACGCTCACACAGTTTTAGGCTTCGTGTTGAAGAAGGCTCGCGAAAAGAACCTCCTCGATGAAGCAAAAAAGCTTTTATCATGGGAGATCACCCAAGGGCTCACTATTGTGGAGAATGCGGTCGGCAAGAGGCCTAAGGGATTCTGGACTCCGGAAATGTTTTGGAGCATGGAGCTAGTAGACATTTACCGTGAACACAACATTCTTTATACCGTTCTCTGCCAGCAACACTTTGAAAAGGCTAGCGGCGAAAAAGGCACGATTTATGAGCCATACATCGTGCGTAACCCGGAAACCTCTAATGATATCATAGTTTTCTTCAGAGATCTTGCACTTAGCAACTGGATAAGTTTCAACGTGGACTTCAAGGACGAAGAAGAGGCTGATATGGCAGCAAGGCGCTTCGTCATCGAACTGGCTAAGAGGCGGTTAACGGCACCGGGGGGCATCGTCGTCATCGCATTGGATGGAGAAAACTGGATGATAATACCGCAGTACCGGAGGTTTGCACCCTACTTTCTGAAACGCATAATAGAGTACATCGAGAAAAGCCAGGTTATAAAAACGACGACTCTGGAACAGTATCTACAGGGTCACAAGCCCTCTAGGGTACTTACCTACGTGCCTTACGGCTCATGGGTAAACCTCTCCGAGTCCCAGTGGACCGGGGGTGTGAAAGATGAGATGTGGGAGGAGGCTTTTAAAGCTCTGACCGTTGTCTTCTCCCTGTATAGGATTATAGGTGAAAACGCGCAAGCCCTAGCCCTCGATAGGAGCACCGAGCTTTTCCAAGCCATGAAGGCTTTAGCGATTGCCTTTGACAGCGACTTCTACTGGTATGGCGAAGTTCACAGAGAGCGCGAGTTTGTAAGAAGATGGGCGCAGCGTAGCATCGAAATAGCCGAGAACTTTGCAAAGAAATACATGCAAGCCTCCATAGTGGAGAAAGCTGATGATCATCTTGTGATTCAGCTCGAGAACAAGTCCCCTTACAGCCTTCACTTCTCGATTTTCGTTGAAGATAATGGCTTCAGAAGCGAAACTTTGGTGAAGCTTGAGCCTAACTCTAACAGGAGGATTACTGTTTACACACCGCTGAACGGAAGCCCAAAAGTAGTAGTCAAAGCGGGCGCAATAACACTTCCGGTGGCTCACTAA
- the albA gene encoding DNA-binding protein Alba, whose product MAEAGTVFVGNKPVSSYVLAAVTQFTSGSKRVILKARGRAISRAVDAAELVRRFLGGKVSYGTIKIGSEKVGEPGKERTVSTIEIELVKTE is encoded by the coding sequence ATGGCGGAAGCTGGAACTGTCTTCGTAGGGAACAAACCAGTTAGCAGCTACGTGCTCGCCGCAGTAACCCAGTTCACAAGCGGTAGCAAGCGTGTCATTCTGAAGGCAAGGGGCCGTGCCATTTCCAGAGCTGTCGATGCGGCCGAACTTGTTAGAAGATTCCTGGGAGGCAAGGTCAGCTACGGTACAATAAAAATTGGCAGCGAAAAGGTAGGAGAGCCTGGCAAAGAGAGAACAGTGTCCACCATCGAAATAGAGCTAGTGAAAACCGAGTAA
- a CDS encoding ribosome biogenesis/translation initiation ATPase RLI — protein MRLAVVDKALCKPSKCNLECVRLCPVNRAGSKCVWIDEAENKARISEELCVGCGICIKKCPYSAISIVNLPEKLSRNLVHRYGPNAFELFKLPVPKEGRSLGILGSNGVGKSTSLKILAGVIKPNLGRYESPPDWDEIIDFFKGSELQPYFEKLASGSLKVSFKPQAIDALRKYSITVQEALGKVDERGIARELMEYLGLSQIKDRPLRNLSGGELQKVAVAAALSRDASVYLLDEPSSYLDVRERLRVANLIRDQVKPGKYVIVVEHDLAVLDYVSDLVSVIYGEPGVYGIVGIVKGARAGINAFIEGYIREENVRFREYKIEFHERPPPIEWSVESVMLRWSDLVKKLENFTLRVEHGEVHRGEVIGVLGPNGIGKTTFVRMLVGELDPDEGWIERPLNLRLSYKPQFLGEVQFEGTVRQFLQASGVDTSSSFVQAELLKPLRVHSLFDHDMRDLSGGELQRVLIVSALGRDADLYLLDEPMAYLDVEQRYAVAKVVKRLTAEKGTATIVVEHDIVAVDFLAMTIMVFKGQPGLRGEALAPSSMQKGMNEFLRDMGITFRRDPESKRPRINKPGSWLDRYQKTVLNEYYYVVMEDKEESRE, from the coding sequence ATGAGGCTCGCCGTCGTCGATAAAGCACTATGCAAGCCGAGCAAGTGCAACCTCGAATGCGTGCGCCTCTGCCCGGTTAACAGGGCAGGGTCTAAGTGTGTATGGATTGATGAAGCTGAGAACAAAGCCAGGATCTCCGAAGAGTTGTGTGTTGGTTGCGGAATATGCATCAAGAAGTGCCCCTACTCCGCAATATCGATTGTTAACTTGCCGGAGAAGCTTTCTAGAAACCTTGTACACCGCTACGGCCCAAATGCCTTCGAACTGTTTAAGCTCCCGGTACCTAAGGAGGGGAGATCGCTTGGAATACTGGGTAGCAACGGAGTTGGAAAGTCAACCTCGCTTAAGATCCTAGCCGGTGTTATAAAACCGAACCTCGGGAGGTATGAGTCTCCACCTGACTGGGATGAGATAATCGACTTCTTTAAGGGTTCTGAGCTCCAACCCTACTTCGAGAAACTGGCAAGCGGCAGTCTCAAAGTATCTTTTAAGCCTCAAGCAATCGACGCTTTGAGGAAGTACTCTATAACAGTGCAGGAAGCTCTTGGGAAAGTTGACGAAAGAGGCATTGCAAGAGAGCTAATGGAGTACTTGGGGCTCTCGCAGATAAAGGACAGACCCCTCCGAAACCTAAGCGGTGGGGAGTTGCAGAAGGTCGCTGTGGCGGCAGCTTTATCTAGGGATGCTAGTGTCTACCTCCTCGACGAGCCCTCTAGCTACTTGGATGTTCGCGAAAGGCTCCGCGTGGCTAACCTTATTCGCGACCAAGTGAAGCCAGGAAAATACGTCATCGTCGTTGAGCACGACCTAGCGGTGCTGGACTACGTGAGCGACCTAGTCTCCGTCATCTACGGTGAGCCTGGAGTCTACGGAATCGTTGGCATAGTGAAAGGTGCTAGAGCCGGGATAAATGCGTTCATTGAAGGCTACATACGTGAGGAAAACGTGAGGTTCAGGGAGTATAAAATAGAGTTTCATGAGAGACCACCCCCTATTGAGTGGTCTGTTGAGAGCGTAATGTTAAGGTGGAGCGACCTTGTGAAGAAGCTTGAAAACTTCACGCTGCGCGTCGAGCATGGAGAGGTGCATAGAGGAGAAGTTATCGGCGTTTTAGGGCCAAACGGGATCGGCAAGACTACGTTTGTAAGGATGCTTGTGGGGGAGCTCGACCCGGATGAGGGCTGGATTGAAAGGCCTTTAAACCTGAGACTTAGCTACAAACCACAGTTTCTCGGAGAAGTACAATTCGAAGGTACAGTCAGGCAATTTCTTCAGGCATCGGGTGTCGATACGTCTTCAAGCTTCGTTCAGGCTGAGCTTCTGAAGCCTCTTCGTGTTCACAGCCTCTTTGACCATGATATGCGTGACCTCAGCGGGGGTGAGCTCCAGAGGGTCCTGATTGTCTCAGCTCTAGGGAGAGACGCTGACCTCTACCTCCTCGACGAGCCGATGGCTTATCTTGACGTAGAGCAGAGATACGCTGTAGCTAAGGTGGTAAAACGCCTTACCGCCGAGAAGGGTACCGCGACGATAGTGGTCGAGCACGATATTGTGGCTGTGGACTTCCTGGCCATGACGATAATGGTATTTAAAGGTCAGCCAGGGCTGAGGGGTGAAGCCCTAGCGCCGAGCAGTATGCAGAAAGGTATGAACGAGTTCCTCAGGGATATGGGTATTACGTTCAGGAGAGATCCTGAGTCTAAAAGACCGAGGATAAACAAGCCAGGCTCCTGGCTTGACAGGTACCAGAAAACCGTGCTAAATGAGTACTATTACGTCGTGATGGAGGACAAGGAGGAGAGCCGAGAATAA
- a CDS encoding NADH pyrophosphatase zinc ribbon domain-containing protein has translation MVTVEFCPKCGSLMVPKKKQDGLYLVCPNCGYEVKTKDAKGYSMRESVSEDKKTKVSVFDVKAARTDEEERSQLREIYEVFLETLEEQEEESSEE, from the coding sequence GTGGTTACGGTGGAATTCTGCCCCAAGTGCGGCTCACTGATGGTGCCCAAAAAGAAGCAGGATGGCCTCTACCTCGTCTGCCCTAACTGCGGGTACGAGGTGAAAACAAAGGATGCTAAAGGCTACTCGATGCGTGAAAGCGTTTCTGAGGACAAGAAGACTAAGGTCTCAGTTTTTGACGTGAAAGCCGCTAGAACGGACGAGGAGGAGCGGAGCCAACTACGGGAGATCTACGAGGTTTTCCTAGAGACCCTTGAGGAACAGGAGGAAGAATCGTCCGAAGAGTGA
- a CDS encoding THUMP domain-containing protein — MLDEFNLVVATYRQRENDCISELWFFASEIGDKYLDASKTGLPSLIVAKTSMDPEAFTEKIREKLMSNPWYFRYILKVTPVQTTVPATLDDIREAALRLAAERILPSETYKVEAHVRLSELRREEIIDAIASNIKNRVSLEAPDKVIVVEVIGEKAGVGVVKFSSIVSVEKLRREARRSGRGLQSEGEESGSGP, encoded by the coding sequence ATGCTAGACGAATTTAATCTCGTCGTCGCAACCTATAGGCAACGGGAAAATGACTGTATAAGTGAGCTCTGGTTCTTTGCAAGCGAGATAGGCGATAAGTACCTTGATGCTAGCAAGACGGGGTTGCCCTCCCTTATCGTCGCAAAAACGAGCATGGATCCCGAGGCCTTCACTGAGAAAATACGTGAGAAATTGATGAGTAATCCTTGGTACTTCAGATACATTTTAAAGGTTACACCCGTGCAAACAACGGTGCCTGCAACTCTGGATGATATCCGAGAGGCAGCACTCAGGCTCGCGGCTGAGAGAATCCTTCCTTCAGAAACTTACAAAGTAGAGGCGCACGTTAGGCTCTCTGAGCTCAGGCGCGAAGAGATAATCGACGCAATCGCCAGCAACATTAAAAACAGAGTGAGTCTAGAGGCTCCTGACAAGGTTATTGTTGTAGAGGTTATCGGCGAGAAAGCTGGAGTAGGTGTTGTAAAGTTCTCGAGCATAGTGTCGGTCGAAAAGCTGAGGAGGGAGGCAAGGAGAAGTGGGAGGGGTCTACAAAGTGAGGGCGAGGAGAGTGGCTCTGGCCCTTAG
- a CDS encoding SAM hydrolase/SAM-dependent halogenase family protein, with protein MSLIALLTDFGTKDHYVGAVKAVLKRFCPRSELIDITHETDPWSLLDAEYLLTCCFDDFPDGTVFLVVVDPGVGTKRRPIVVKTRRFWFVGPDNGVFAEVAAKDPPTSAWAIVRVPWQTKSSHTFHGRDIFAPVAAFLACGGSVEEVGEQVEGIVHLRKPETSFKDGSLVGYVAHIDRFGNVATSIDSKLLQQAGVSLGSTLYVLVDGRRYTARFYRTFGEAAEGELIALINSCGVLEFAVNRGRASDIIGVKVGAPLEIRVSTWE; from the coding sequence ATGAGCCTAATAGCCCTCTTGACGGATTTTGGAACGAAGGATCATTACGTAGGAGCCGTGAAAGCTGTCCTGAAGCGTTTTTGCCCGAGATCCGAGCTCATTGATATAACTCATGAGACCGATCCATGGTCTCTCCTAGATGCAGAGTACCTTCTCACCTGCTGCTTCGACGATTTCCCTGATGGGACGGTCTTTCTCGTGGTTGTGGACCCGGGTGTAGGGACTAAGAGAAGGCCTATAGTTGTCAAGACGAGGAGGTTCTGGTTTGTGGGGCCTGACAATGGTGTTTTCGCAGAGGTAGCGGCGAAAGACCCACCGACTAGCGCGTGGGCGATAGTTCGCGTCCCATGGCAGACCAAGAGCTCGCATACTTTTCACGGACGGGACATTTTCGCGCCTGTAGCCGCCTTTCTGGCCTGCGGCGGCAGTGTGGAGGAGGTTGGAGAGCAGGTGGAGGGTATAGTGCACCTGAGAAAGCCTGAGACTTCGTTCAAGGACGGAAGTCTCGTGGGTTACGTGGCGCATATTGATCGGTTCGGGAACGTAGCGACCAGCATTGATTCAAAGCTTCTTCAACAGGCTGGTGTAAGTCTCGGGTCAACTCTTTACGTTCTCGTTGATGGGAGACGCTACACGGCGAGATTTTACAGGACGTTCGGGGAGGCCGCGGAGGGAGAGCTTATAGCCCTCATCAACAGCTGTGGGGTTCTCGAGTTCGCGGTGAACCGCGGTAGGGCTTCTGACATTATCGGGGTTAAAGTCGGGGCGCCTCTGGAGATAAGAGTGTCAACCTGGGAGTAA
- the rtcA gene encoding RNA 3'-terminal phosphate cyclase, whose product MIEVDGSFGEGGGQLLRYSVALAALLGEELRVFNIRAKRDNPGLRPQHMAAVKFIAQLAKAQVEGLHVGSTEILFRPSRKRLEGGTYSVYIGTAGSITLFLQATLPVLLAAKGSVVLEVRGGTSVRWSPPYYYFENVLLPLFSKVGVNASSKLVRHGFYPEGGGIVRVTTYPSYPLSPLKLVRSDKVGLIEGISYVGNLPCSIASRQAISAKSSLEKMGYHVGEIRLDCDTPSVGRGTGIVLWAKVGEGIVGGDSIGEKGKPAEVVGAEAAEALYKSLRLGVPVDPHASDNLAIYLSLADGESFFETSEVTLHLETALELCKQILGSEYYIEKSSIGVRVSIRGVGFR is encoded by the coding sequence TTGATAGAAGTCGACGGGTCCTTCGGCGAGGGAGGGGGGCAGCTGCTAAGGTACAGCGTAGCGCTCGCAGCGCTCCTCGGCGAGGAGTTGAGGGTGTTCAACATCAGAGCTAAGAGGGACAATCCGGGTTTGAGACCACAGCACATGGCTGCGGTGAAGTTCATAGCACAGCTTGCGAAGGCTCAGGTTGAAGGTCTTCACGTGGGTTCCACCGAGATACTCTTCCGGCCCTCCAGGAAAAGGCTAGAGGGGGGCACATACTCTGTATATATTGGAACAGCGGGCTCTATTACGTTATTCCTCCAGGCAACACTCCCAGTACTGCTAGCTGCCAAGGGGAGTGTGGTGCTTGAGGTGAGAGGCGGCACGAGCGTGCGCTGGAGCCCTCCATACTACTACTTCGAGAATGTTCTGCTACCGCTTTTCTCAAAGGTCGGCGTGAACGCCTCCTCGAAATTAGTAAGGCATGGTTTCTACCCCGAGGGAGGAGGGATAGTTAGAGTGACCACGTACCCTTCCTACCCTCTTTCGCCGCTCAAACTTGTGAGAAGCGACAAGGTAGGGTTAATTGAAGGGATTTCATACGTGGGAAACCTGCCGTGCAGCATCGCATCTAGGCAGGCTATCTCGGCTAAATCGTCCTTAGAGAAGATGGGTTACCACGTTGGGGAGATAAGGCTCGATTGCGATACGCCGTCTGTGGGGAGGGGGACGGGCATAGTGCTCTGGGCAAAGGTGGGGGAAGGCATAGTTGGTGGGGACTCGATAGGGGAGAAAGGTAAGCCAGCAGAAGTAGTGGGAGCAGAGGCCGCGGAAGCCCTGTACAAGAGTCTCAGGCTGGGGGTGCCTGTTGACCCTCATGCCTCAGATAACTTGGCTATCTACCTGTCGCTAGCAGATGGCGAGTCGTTTTTCGAAACCTCTGAGGTGACTTTGCATCTTGAAACAGCGCTTGAACTGTGCAAGCAGATTCTAGGCTCCGAGTATTACATCGAAAAATCTTCCATCGGAGTGAGGGTAAGTATAAGAGGAGTGGGATTCAGGTAA
- a CDS encoding CDP-alcohol phosphatidyltransferase family protein, whose product MLNRLKGRLQSAFAILAKPLVRARVDPNLITVFGLVSGMLAVCFYEIYPLMLLFVLLMALSDGLDGYVARALNKATSFGAFLDSTIDRAEDMLLIYLLYLVGAVNVPELAAMSTGAFLVSYTRSRAETLGVHMAGVGLAERAERLILTFVALAVYPLSAELAHAVCLILLLIIVVTVIQRILHVYRTLAGGST is encoded by the coding sequence ATGTTAAACAGGCTGAAAGGAAGACTGCAATCTGCTTTTGCCATCTTGGCAAAGCCCCTAGTTCGCGCTCGCGTGGACCCGAACTTAATTACGGTTTTCGGCCTGGTTTCCGGGATGCTGGCGGTATGCTTCTACGAGATTTACCCTCTGATGCTTCTCTTTGTCCTGCTTATGGCCCTGTCTGACGGTCTTGACGGCTACGTGGCCCGCGCGTTGAACAAAGCAACAAGTTTCGGGGCTTTCCTCGATTCCACTATAGACCGGGCTGAGGACATGCTACTAATCTACTTACTTTACCTAGTAGGGGCCGTGAACGTGCCCGAACTGGCGGCGATGTCAACGGGAGCCTTCCTCGTAAGTTACACGCGGTCTCGGGCCGAAACCTTGGGGGTTCACATGGCTGGAGTGGGCCTCGCCGAGCGCGCTGAAAGACTCATCCTGACCTTCGTTGCCCTAGCAGTCTATCCACTTAGCGCTGAATTGGCCCACGCGGTATGCCTGATACTTCTCTTAATCATAGTAGTAACAGTCATTCAACGGATCTTACACGTATACAGAACCCTAGCAGGTGGGAGCACTTGA
- a CDS encoding nascent polypeptide-associated complex protein, which translates to MKRLSPREQRRILERMGLNLRDLPDVEEVTLKLKDKVIVIRNPVVHVLEIKGGGKIYQVSGNEEVAAQVPQTPVEVSEEDVDLVVAQTGVSRDEARQALLESGGDLAKAILLLSAKKRGV; encoded by the coding sequence TTGAAGAGGCTCAGCCCACGTGAGCAACGCCGAATACTGGAGAGAATGGGGTTGAACCTCCGCGACCTCCCGGATGTTGAGGAAGTGACGCTTAAGCTTAAGGACAAGGTGATCGTCATCCGAAACCCCGTGGTGCATGTTCTGGAGATAAAGGGGGGCGGTAAGATCTACCAGGTATCCGGCAACGAAGAGGTAGCTGCTCAGGTCCCGCAAACCCCGGTCGAGGTATCAGAGGAGGACGTCGACCTCGTTGTCGCGCAGACAGGGGTTAGCCGGGATGAGGCCAGGCAGGCGCTCCTAGAGAGCGGCGGCGACTTGGCGAAGGCGATTCTACTCCTCTCGGCTAAAAAGCGAGGTGTTTAG
- a CDS encoding DUF434 domain-containing protein yields MSLELEVCGKTAPIRLSPRRELFEAATDFYYLLNRGYNRKLTLDLVTSRYSLSRLERLCLYRSVFPKSVSDLRKAKLVKVGALNEYGKLVIDGFNQVSTVASALIGDTLVASTDGLVRDLAATNRKVTLCPLYVSALYFLLSFLSRLFKGNVVIVFDSQVSWSKHFAEIARELCTLHSLNCTTLLSNKADLTVVVQAKEGIPVASSDSVIVDCVARVFDLAGELGKIISPCAILEILVPQVEEAQPT; encoded by the coding sequence ATGTCTTTGGAGCTTGAAGTTTGCGGTAAAACAGCCCCTATACGGCTTTCACCCAGACGCGAGCTTTTTGAAGCAGCTACAGATTTCTACTATCTCCTCAATAGGGGTTACAACAGGAAGCTCACCCTCGACCTCGTAACTTCAAGGTACTCACTCTCAAGGCTAGAACGACTGTGCCTCTACCGCTCGGTCTTCCCAAAGTCGGTCAGCGATCTTCGCAAAGCAAAACTCGTGAAAGTGGGGGCTCTCAACGAGTATGGAAAGCTGGTGATAGACGGCTTCAACCAGGTAAGCACTGTAGCCTCGGCCCTCATCGGAGACACGCTTGTAGCGTCCACTGATGGGCTTGTGCGGGATCTTGCCGCTACCAACAGGAAGGTTACTTTATGCCCCCTCTATGTTTCAGCCCTCTACTTTTTACTCTCGTTCTTGAGCAGGCTGTTTAAAGGCAACGTGGTGATCGTTTTTGACTCGCAGGTAAGCTGGTCCAAACACTTCGCTGAGATTGCCAGAGAGCTGTGCACGCTCCACTCTCTGAACTGCACTACCTTGCTGTCTAATAAAGCGGACCTCACTGTCGTTGTTCAAGCTAAAGAGGGCATACCAGTCGCTTCCAGCGACTCTGTCATCGTTGACTGCGTAGCTCGCGTGTTCGATCTCGCGGGGGAGCTAGGCAAAATTATATCACCCTGCGCAATTCTAGAGATACTGGTGCCGCAAGTTGAAGAGGCTCAGCCCACGTGA